The following proteins are encoded in a genomic region of Nerophis ophidion isolate RoL-2023_Sa unplaced genomic scaffold, RoL_Noph_v1.0 HiC_scaffold_295, whole genome shotgun sequence:
- the LOC133547958 gene encoding uncharacterized protein LOC133547958 isoform X1, whose translation MVLTPVPLLQLVLVSVVSASHHFGGLTTYSYGGKNSDGTFIVTIRNRATFDGCYSSQSVNCYQGICGNEVSRNRTLLDHSSNAPMDNGQWCEAETVITRHLPSDKPFSLRSASCCWISNRNSLWNWRQLTTVDLGIRSDTGVPNTSPVIGTLPFLRVPQNCPRTYKLMTFDPDGDRVRCRYGKLFNTECSSCTQPVGFQLDEDTCTLQYNYVYSDPRVFGFELVVEDFPQQPITLVYSDGSHSSRPSLAVRRKRAPSAYGYWTTPRSTNGYTTLDPWQRSTTTPHPWGGWYTTAPHPWRTWPSTTTPPWRTWPTTTTPPWRTWPTTTTPPWRTWPTTTTPPWRTWPTTTTPPWRTWPTTTTRPWRTWPTTTTPPWRTWPTTTTPPWRTWPTTTTPPWRTWPTTTTRPWRTWPTTTTPPWRTWPTTTTRPWRTWPTTTTPPWRTWPTTTTPPWRTWPTTTPNSWGGWPTTRPIDSTSIPPLGKLPLQFSLLVDPPVPSCQEGLYLPKFVYPTPQNGETIHAEVNKEVEIRVKAVASYATIHDIITSGPVNTNKYRTTHDEFVIRWTPGPGDMGGHYPLCFAVESISQSAQTASSYHSYYHPSSTSLQSSVYQSEMRCVLLDVRNETVQATVTCAESNMMVEIRKASLQRIHFDHLQLSDSSNVECDLQRHSNSTHVVAVIPLNSCGTQLEEDDENLIFRNEITTFDNLQSTIIRKNRLHLDFYCQYPKRGNVTQSFSAHRQNVTVWEKGFGIFTYQFEFYTNSRFQTMISPTDYPLEYDLGSRIYMKIEAATAINNTELFVESCRAAPYDNPNYHPTYTILDNGCKVDPTLQIHASNEQEFRFSIEAFKFIGLYYQVYISCSVLVCEAGAPNTRCSKGCVNSTWTDEGHHHKKREAVIQSANHFVSQGPLRLKRSADSDGSKVPNLNLNLVFIAGCLLAVIGMISTVVVYKAKISRIKYQRLPTFET comes from the exons ATGGTTTTGACACCAGTGCCTCTGCTGCAGCTGGTCCTGGTCTCAGTGGTGTCTGCGTCACACCACTTTGGAGGACTCACCACCTATAGCTATGGCGGGAAAAACTCTGACGGGACGTTTATC GTCACTATTCGTAACAGGGCAACCTTCGATGGATGTTACAGCTCTCAGTCCGTTAATTGTTACCAAGGTATTTGTGGGAATGAGGTTTCCAGAAACAGAACCCTACTGGATCACAGCAGCAACGCCCCAATGGATAACGGGCAATGGTGTGAGGCAGAGACGGTAATAACAAGACATCTCCCTTCCGACAAACCTTTCTCTTTGAG GTCAGCTAGCTGTTGCTGGATTTCTAACCGAAACTCCCTTTGGAATTGGAGACAGCTGACCACCGTGGATTTGGGTATAAGATCTGATACCGGAGTGCCAAACACATCACCAGTTATTGGCACTCTACCATTCCTTCG AGTTCCTCAAAACTGCCCACGTACATACAAGCTGATGACATTTGACCCTGATGGTGACCGAGTCCGATGCAGATATGGAAAGCTTTTCAACACAGAATGCAGCTCCTGCACACAACCTGTGGGCTTTCAGTTGGATGAG GACACGTGCACTTTGCAATACAACTACGTGTATTCTGACCCCAGAGTTTTTGGATTTGAGTTAGTGGTGGAGGACTTCCCCCAACAACCCATCACACTTGTCTATAGTGATGGATCTCATTCTTCCAGGCCATCCTTGGCTGTCAGGAGAAAGAGAGCACCATCCGCTTATGGTTACTGGACCACTCCTCGAAGTACCAATGGATATACCACATTAGATccttggcagag GTCTACTACAACACCACACCCATGGGGGGGCTGGTATACTACAGCCCCACACCCGTGGAGGACCTGGCCTAGTACAACCACACCCCCATGGAGGACCTGGCCTACTACAACCACACCCCCATGGAGGACCTGGCCTACTACAACCACACCCCCATGGAGGACCTGGCCTACTACAACCACACCCCCATGGAGGACCTGGCCTACTACAACTACACCCCCATGGAGGACCTGGCCTACTACAACCACACGCCCATGGAGGACCTGGCCTACTACAACCACACCCCCATGGAGGACCTGGCCTACTACAACCACACCCCCATGGAGGACCTGGCCTACTACAACCACACCCCCATGGAGGACCTGGCCTACTACAACCACACGCCCATGGAGGACCTGGCCTACTACAACCACACCCCCATGGAGGACCTGGCCTACTACAACCACACGCCCATGGAGGACCTGGCCTACTACAACCACACCCCCATGGAGAACCTGGCCTACTACAACCACACCCCCATGGAGGACCTGGCCTACTACAACTCCAAACTCATGGGGAGGCTGGCCCACTACAAGACCCATCGATTCCACATCAATTCCACCACTTGGCAAATTGCCTTTGCAATTCTCTTTGCTGG TGGACCCCCCTGTTCCTTCATGTCAAGAAGGACTCTACCTACCTAAGTTTGTCTACCCCACACCGCAAAATGGAGAAACCATACATGCAGAGGTCAACAAGGAAGTGGAGATCCGGGTGAAAGCAGTAGCTAGCTATGCAAC AATACATGACATCATTACGAGTGGGCCAGTGAACACCAATAAGTACAGAACCACACACGATGAGTTTGTCATAAGGTGGACACCCGGGCCCGGTGACATGGGTGGACATTACCCACTCTGTTTTGCTGTTGAATCAATCAGCCA GTCTGCTCAAACCGCATCCTCATATCATTCTTATTACCACCCCAGTAGCACCTCTTTACA ATCAAGCGTTTATCAGTCTGAAATGAGGTGTGTTCTTCTCGACGTTCGGAACGAGACAG TTCAAGCTACGGTGACCTGTGCTGAGTCCAATATGATGGTCGAAATTAGGAAAGCTTCACTCCAAAGAATACATTTCGATCACCTACAGCTCAGTGATTCATCCAATGTTGAATGCGACCTTCAAAGACACTCCAACAGCACGCATGTTGTCGCCGTCATCCCCCTCAACTCTTGTGGCACTCAACTGGAG GAGGATGATGAAAATCTTATTTTTAGAAATGAGATTACCACATTTGACAACCTCCAAAGCACAATCATAAGGAAAAACAGGTTGCACCTGGATTTCTACTGCCAGTATCCCAAACGAGGAAATGTGACGCAGAGTTTCAGTGCACACAGACAAAATGTGACCGTTTGGGAAAAAGGCTTTGGCATTTTCACATACCAGTTCGAGTTTTACACAAACTCGAGGTTTCAAACAATGATTAGTCCAACTGATTACCCTCTGGAATATGACCTAGGAAGCAGGATTTACATGAAAATAGAAGCTGCCACTGCAATCAACAACACAGAGCTTTTTGTGGAATCATGCAGAGCTGCCCCATATGACAACCCAAACTACCACCCGACCTACACTATCCTTGACAATGG ATGTAAAGTGGATCCTACACTTCAGATCCATGCCTCTAATGAGCAGGAATTCAGGTTCAGCATCGAGGCCTTCAAGTTCATTGGACTGTACTATCAG GTGTACATCAGCTGCTCGGTGCTCGTATGTGAGGCGGGCGCACCCAACACCAGGTGCTCCAAGGGGTGCGTCAACTCCACGTGGACGGACGAGGGGCACCATCACAAAAAGCGAGAGGCTGTTATCCAGAGTGCCAACCACTTTGTTTCTCAAGGTCCATTACGCCTCAAGAGATCAGCAGACAGTGATGGAAGCAAAG TGCCTAATTTGAATCTGAACCTGGTCTTCATCGCAGGCTGTCTTCTGGCAGTCATTGGCATGATCAGCACCGTGGTTGTGTACAAAGCCAAAATCTCAAGAATTAAATATCAACGTTTGCCAACATTTGAAACTTAG
- the LOC133547958 gene encoding uncharacterized protein LOC133547958 isoform X2 — MVLTPVPLLQLVLVSVVSASHHFGGLTTYSYGGKNSDGTFIVTIRNRATFDGCYSSQSVNCYQGICGNEVSRNRTLLDHSSNAPMDNGQWCEAETVITRHLPSDKPFSLRSASCCWISNRNSLWNWRQLTTVDLGIRSDTGVPNTSPVIGTLPFLRVPQNCPRTYKLMTFDPDGDRVRCRYGKLFNTECSSCTQPVGFQLDEDTCTLQYNYVYSDPRVFGFELVVEDFPQQPITLVYSDGSHSSRPSLAVRRKRAPSAYGYWTTPRSTNGYTTLDPWQRSTTTPHPWGGWYTTAPHPWRTWPSTTTPPWRTWPTTTTPPWRTWPTTTTPPWRTWPTTTTPPWRTWPTTTTPPWRTWPTTTTRPWRTWPTTTTPPWRTWPTTTTPPWRTWPTTTTPPWRTWPTTTTRPWRTWPTTTTPPWRTWPTTTTRPWRTWPTTTTPPWRTWPTTTTPPWRTWPTTTPNSWGGWPTTRPIDSTSIPPLGKLPLQFSLLVDPPVPSCQEGLYLPKFVYPTPQNGETIHAEVNKEVEIRVKAVASYATIHDIITSGPVNTNKYRTTHDEFVIRWTPGPGDMGGHYPLCFAVESISQSAQTASSYHSYYHPSSTSLQSSVYQSEMRCVLLDVRNETVQATVTCAESNMMVEIRKASLQRIHFDHLQLSDSSNVECDLQRHSNSTHVVAVIPLNSCGTQLEEDDENLIFRNEITTFDNLQSTIIRKNRLHLDFYCQYPKRGNVTQSFSAHRQNVTVWEKGFGIFTYQFEFYTNSRFQTMISPTDYPLEYDLGSRIYMKIEAATAINNTELFVESCRAAPYDNPNYHPTYTILDNGCTSAARCSYVRRAHPTPGAPRGASTPRGRTRGTITKSERLLSRVPTTLFLKVHYASRDQQTVMEAKCLI; from the exons ATGGTTTTGACACCAGTGCCTCTGCTGCAGCTGGTCCTGGTCTCAGTGGTGTCTGCGTCACACCACTTTGGAGGACTCACCACCTATAGCTATGGCGGGAAAAACTCTGACGGGACGTTTATC GTCACTATTCGTAACAGGGCAACCTTCGATGGATGTTACAGCTCTCAGTCCGTTAATTGTTACCAAGGTATTTGTGGGAATGAGGTTTCCAGAAACAGAACCCTACTGGATCACAGCAGCAACGCCCCAATGGATAACGGGCAATGGTGTGAGGCAGAGACGGTAATAACAAGACATCTCCCTTCCGACAAACCTTTCTCTTTGAG GTCAGCTAGCTGTTGCTGGATTTCTAACCGAAACTCCCTTTGGAATTGGAGACAGCTGACCACCGTGGATTTGGGTATAAGATCTGATACCGGAGTGCCAAACACATCACCAGTTATTGGCACTCTACCATTCCTTCG AGTTCCTCAAAACTGCCCACGTACATACAAGCTGATGACATTTGACCCTGATGGTGACCGAGTCCGATGCAGATATGGAAAGCTTTTCAACACAGAATGCAGCTCCTGCACACAACCTGTGGGCTTTCAGTTGGATGAG GACACGTGCACTTTGCAATACAACTACGTGTATTCTGACCCCAGAGTTTTTGGATTTGAGTTAGTGGTGGAGGACTTCCCCCAACAACCCATCACACTTGTCTATAGTGATGGATCTCATTCTTCCAGGCCATCCTTGGCTGTCAGGAGAAAGAGAGCACCATCCGCTTATGGTTACTGGACCACTCCTCGAAGTACCAATGGATATACCACATTAGATccttggcagag GTCTACTACAACACCACACCCATGGGGGGGCTGGTATACTACAGCCCCACACCCGTGGAGGACCTGGCCTAGTACAACCACACCCCCATGGAGGACCTGGCCTACTACAACCACACCCCCATGGAGGACCTGGCCTACTACAACCACACCCCCATGGAGGACCTGGCCTACTACAACCACACCCCCATGGAGGACCTGGCCTACTACAACTACACCCCCATGGAGGACCTGGCCTACTACAACCACACGCCCATGGAGGACCTGGCCTACTACAACCACACCCCCATGGAGGACCTGGCCTACTACAACCACACCCCCATGGAGGACCTGGCCTACTACAACCACACCCCCATGGAGGACCTGGCCTACTACAACCACACGCCCATGGAGGACCTGGCCTACTACAACCACACCCCCATGGAGGACCTGGCCTACTACAACCACACGCCCATGGAGGACCTGGCCTACTACAACCACACCCCCATGGAGAACCTGGCCTACTACAACCACACCCCCATGGAGGACCTGGCCTACTACAACTCCAAACTCATGGGGAGGCTGGCCCACTACAAGACCCATCGATTCCACATCAATTCCACCACTTGGCAAATTGCCTTTGCAATTCTCTTTGCTGG TGGACCCCCCTGTTCCTTCATGTCAAGAAGGACTCTACCTACCTAAGTTTGTCTACCCCACACCGCAAAATGGAGAAACCATACATGCAGAGGTCAACAAGGAAGTGGAGATCCGGGTGAAAGCAGTAGCTAGCTATGCAAC AATACATGACATCATTACGAGTGGGCCAGTGAACACCAATAAGTACAGAACCACACACGATGAGTTTGTCATAAGGTGGACACCCGGGCCCGGTGACATGGGTGGACATTACCCACTCTGTTTTGCTGTTGAATCAATCAGCCA GTCTGCTCAAACCGCATCCTCATATCATTCTTATTACCACCCCAGTAGCACCTCTTTACA ATCAAGCGTTTATCAGTCTGAAATGAGGTGTGTTCTTCTCGACGTTCGGAACGAGACAG TTCAAGCTACGGTGACCTGTGCTGAGTCCAATATGATGGTCGAAATTAGGAAAGCTTCACTCCAAAGAATACATTTCGATCACCTACAGCTCAGTGATTCATCCAATGTTGAATGCGACCTTCAAAGACACTCCAACAGCACGCATGTTGTCGCCGTCATCCCCCTCAACTCTTGTGGCACTCAACTGGAG GAGGATGATGAAAATCTTATTTTTAGAAATGAGATTACCACATTTGACAACCTCCAAAGCACAATCATAAGGAAAAACAGGTTGCACCTGGATTTCTACTGCCAGTATCCCAAACGAGGAAATGTGACGCAGAGTTTCAGTGCACACAGACAAAATGTGACCGTTTGGGAAAAAGGCTTTGGCATTTTCACATACCAGTTCGAGTTTTACACAAACTCGAGGTTTCAAACAATGATTAGTCCAACTGATTACCCTCTGGAATATGACCTAGGAAGCAGGATTTACATGAAAATAGAAGCTGCCACTGCAATCAACAACACAGAGCTTTTTGTGGAATCATGCAGAGCTGCCCCATATGACAACCCAAACTACCACCCGACCTACACTATCCTTGACAATGG GTGTACATCAGCTGCTCGGTGCTCGTATGTGAGGCGGGCGCACCCAACACCAGGTGCTCCAAGGGGTGCGTCAACTCCACGTGGACGGACGAGGGGCACCATCACAAAAAGCGAGAGGCTGTTATCCAGAGTGCCAACCACTTTGTTTCTCAAGGTCCATTACGCCTCAAGAGATCAGCAGACAGTGATGGAAGCAAAG TGCCTAATTTGA